Within Acidobacteriota bacterium, the genomic segment GGATCGGGTCCTCGCCGGCGGCGTAGATGTCGGTGAGGACCACCTCGTCTGCCTCTCGCAGGGCGGCGCCGAACCGATCGAGCAAGTGCGCCGTTCGGGTGTACCGGTGGGGCTGAAACACCGCGATGATTCTCCGCCGGAGCGTGGCGCGGGCCGCCTCCATCACGGCCGCGATCTCGGTCGGATGATGGCCGTAGTCGTCGAACACGAGCACGCCGCCCGCCTCTCCGCGCCGCTGGAACCGTCGATCGGCGTTCTTGAACGACGCGAGTGCCTCAGCGATGACGGCCAGGGGTATACCAAGCTCCAGCCCGACGGCGACCGCCGCCAGCGCATTCTGCAGATTGTGGCGTCCGGGCGTCTGCAGCCGCAGCTCACAGGTCTCGGTGCCGGAACCGGCGTCGTGCCCCAGCGCGGCCAGTACGCCCGCGCCCGCCTCGACCCGGCAGACCCACAGTTCCTGTTCCTGCCGCACATCGCATCCGCGCACGTCGGCTGGGCCGGTCCCGAGGCCGTAGGTGATCACGCGACGCGTCATGCGCGGCAGCAAGGCCTGCACGTGGGCATCGTCTGCGCACGCGATGATCGCACCGTAGAACGGGACCTTGTTGGCAAAATCGAGAAAGGCGCCGCACAGATCATCGAAGTCGCGGTAGGCCTCGAGGTGTTCGTGATCGATGTTGGTCACCACCGCCACGGTCGGCGACAGCCGGAGAAACGACCGGTCACTCTCGTCGGCTTCGACCACCATGTACTGTCCGCGCCCGAGACGGGCGTTGCTGCCAAACGCACTGAGCTTGCCGCCGATGACGGCGGTTGGATCGAGGCCCGCGCGCTCGAGCACGACGGCAATCATCGACGTGGTCGTGGTCTTGCCATGCGCGCCGCCCACCGCGATGCCTGTTCTGAGCCGCATCAGTTCGGCCAGCATCTCCGCTCGGGGAATGACCGGAATCCGCCGCCGGTGGGCTTCGATCACCTCGGGATTGTCCGGACGCACCGCCGACGAAAACACGACCACGTCGGCCTCGCCCACATGTCCCGCCGCATGACCGATCGCCACCTGCACGCCGAGCGTCTGCAGACGCTCGGTGATATCGCTGGATCTCTGATCGGATCCGGACACGGCATAGCCGAGATTGGCCAGCAACTCGGCAATGCCACTCATGCCAATGCCGCCAATCCCGACGAAGTGCACGCGCCTGGTCCGTCCCAACATCGTCACGTCCTATCCTTCGGCCGACGCCTGTTGAGAGATGTTCAGGAGCACGCCCATGCCAGCCAGGCTCACGATGAGCGACGAGCCGCCGGCACTGACAAAGGGCAGCGGAATCCCCTTGGTCGGCATCATGCCCAGCACCATGCTGATGTTCACGAACGCCTGCACCGCAATCATCACGGTGAGGCCGAGCGCCAGCAACGAGCCAAACGCGTCAGGCGCCCGCGAGGCCACGCGCAGACCGCGCCACGCGAGGATGCCGAAGCACGCCAGCATGAGCGTGGCCCCGACCAGCCCGAGTTCCTCCGCCGTCACGGCGTAGATGAAATCGGTCTGGGGATACGGCAGGTAGAGCATCTTCTGGATGCTCTCGCCGAGTCCCCGGCCTGTCACGCCGCCGGTGCCGACGGCAATGAGCGACTGCAGCACCTGGAAGCCCTTGCCCAGCGGATCCTGTTCGGGATGCAAGAAAATCAGGAACCGCCGGACCCGATATTGCTCCGAGAGCCCGACAGCCACCAGCAGCGGGAGCGTCACCGCCGCGATGAGCAGGAGGTGGCGAAATGGAATGCCGGCTGCGAACACCATCACGGCCACCACCGCCAGCACCGCCACCGCGCTGCCGTAATCCGGTTCGAACACGATGAGCGCCAGCACGACGGCCAGCACGACGGCAATCGGTCCGAGGGCGTAGCGCAACTCCTTGATCCGATCCATCCGCCGCTCGAGCACCGCCGCTGCGAAGATGATCATCGCGATCTTGGCGAGTTCAGACGGCTGAATGCCGACATTTGCGAGCCGGAACCATCGGCGCGTGCCGTTGATTCTCGGGCCGAAGACCAGCACCGCCACGAGCGCCACGATCGTGAAGGCCAGCAGGGCCCAAATGAACTTCGGCATCTGGTAGGCGTGGTAGTTGACCTTCATGGTGACGGCCATGGCCGCGACGCCGAACACCGTGAGCAGGATCTGTTTGATCAGAAGCTGGCTCGACTGGCTGCCGTTCTGCGGCGTCAGCATGTTCGACGCGCTGTACACCATGACCAGGCCCGAGAAGGCCAGGACAATCGTGGTATAGAACAGCATGCGATCGGACTTCAGCTTTCGCGCCATGATCCTCGCTTCGCCCTAAAGTTCGCCAACGCTCCCACCGACATCACCAGAGGCACCAATCACCCGGGACCCTGGTCCCCGGGTGTCGGGCCGCCAGCAGTCATCAGCCAGCCAACGGGCAGGAACACCAGCTACCCGCGCCGGGGCGGCGCGGGGTCCCAGCAGCCAGGTCCCTACTTCGTTCGGCCGACTGACGACTGCTCACGGCCCGACATGGAGCAACCCCGCCTTCTGTCACGCCCTACGCAGACGCGCGACCTCGGCCTTGAAGGCCCGGCCCCGTGCTGCGTAGTCGACGAACATGTCAAAACTGGCGCACGCCGGCGCCAGCAGTACCGTCCCACCGCTTTTCCCCGCCATCCTGGCCGCAGCTACCGCCTCGGCCATTGACGTCGTCTCGATGATGGTGACCGCGGCGCCGAGCGCTTCGCGGATCAGCGGCCTGGCCTCACCAATCGCCACGATGGTCGCGCGGCGCGCGACGAGCGCATCGCGAAGGCTCCCGAAGTCGCCGCCCTTGAAGCGGCCGCCCATCACCACGACCAGGTCGGCGCCGAATGTGTCGATGGCCTGCCGGGCCGCGTCGATGTTGGTGGCCTTGGAGTCATTGACGTAGCGCACGCCATCGATCTCGTCGACCCATTCCATGGCGTGCTCGAGACCGCGGAACGCCGAAACCGCCGCCGCGATATGTCCGGGCCGAGCGCCCGCCAGCCGCGTGATCGCCGCCGCCGCGAGCACGTCGGCCATCAGGTGTGGTCCCATCAGCCGCACGTCGGATGTTCGAACCAGCGGCGTGTCGCCTTCGTCTCCCCGTTCAACCACGCAGCCGTCAGCGACCGTGACGTCGGCGTTCGCGTCCCCTCGCAGGGCGAACCGCCGCTGACGCGCACGGCCGCGCCGCGCCAGTTCCAGCGTCTGCGGATCGTCCGCGTTGACAACCGCCCAGTCCGCTTCGGTCTGCCGCGCGAAGATCCGCGCCTTGGCGTCGGTGTACTCCTGGTAGCTCGCGTGCCGGTCGAGGTGATCAACTGTCAGATTGAGCAGCGCGGCAATCCACGGATGAAACGTGTCGACCGTCTCCAGTTGGAAGCTGCTGACCTCCACGACATGGATGGAGTCCGGCGTCGACTCACCCACCTGTCCCGACAGCGGCGCCCCGATGTTCCCGCCGACCAACACGTGACATCCGGCGCGCTCGAGGATCTTCCCGGTCAACGCCGTCGTCGTCGACTTGCCTTTGGTGCCGGTGATCGCGATGACGCGTCCCCGGAGCCAACGGAACGCCAATTCGACCTCACCCATGATCGGCACGCCCCGCTCGCGAGCCGCCACGATCGCCTCTTGCGAGTGCGGCACGCCGGGACTGACGACGATGAGGTCGGCCGACGTGAACAGCTCGACCGGATGCGATCCCAGCACGAGCCGCACGCCCGCGGCGACCAGGGCGGAGGCTTCCTCGATCGAGCCGTGCAGATCAGTCAGCGTGACGCGCGCGCCGCGTTCGACAAGCAGACGCGCAGCGGACGCGCCGCTGCGGGCGCCTCCCACCACGACCGCCTGTTGTCCACGCACGCTGAACTCGCTCATATCCATCCGTTCTCAACGCGTGTCATGGCCCTCCCAACACGCGTCACTCCAGGTTTAGTGCCCCGATTCCTGGCGTTCCGCTTTCACCAGATCCGCAACCACATCCATCCGGACGCCCCGCGACCCCTTGACCAGTACGAGGTCGCCCGGTCGCAGCACGCCGGACACCGCGTCGGCGGCCTCGCGGCTGGTCGCCACGTGTGTCACTGCCGCGGCTTCAAGCCCCGCCTCTACGGCCGCATCCGCCATCGCGCGCGCGGCTGGCCCGCCCACGGTGATCAGCCGGGTGACACCGGCGTGCGCGGCAGCCCGTCCGCAGTCCTGATGCCATGTCATCCCCTGCTCGCCGAGTTCGAGCATCTCACCCAGTACGGCCACCCGTCGGGCGAAGCCGTGCTCACTGGCCACCACCTCGAGCATCCGCTGCACGGCGCGCGGATTCGAGTTGTACGAATCGTCGATCAGCGCGATTCCGTCACGCAGCCGCCACACTTCGCCCCGGCGCGGCGTCGGTTTCAGCCCAGATGCGCGATCCGCCATCACGTCGAGCGGCACGCCGAACTGCAGCGCCACAGCAATGCCGGCCAGCACGTTGGAGAGATGGCCTCGCCCGAGCAGGGGAATCGTGAAGATGGCCTTACCCGCCGGCGTCGCGACGTGGGCGGTCGTCCCCGAAATGCCGGCATCGACCACCTCGGTGGCCACCACGTCCGCCTGCACATCCACGCCAAACGTGACGACCCGCGCCGCCGACGCCTGCACGCGCGCCATCACCCGCTCGTCCGCGGCATTGGCAACGACGACGGTGTCCGTGCCGGCACCTTCGAGAATCTCGGCCTTCGCGTCGGCGATGGCGTCGATCGACGTGAAGAATTCCGCATGGACTTCGGCCACGTTGGTCCAGACGCGGACGTCGGGTTCGGCCAGCCCTGTGAGCAGTCTGATTTCACCCGCATGGTTCATGCCCATCTCGAGGACGGCGACGTCAGGGCCGTGCCGAAGTTCAAGCAAGGACAACGGAAGACCGATGTGATTGTTGAGATTCCCGTGCGTGCAGAACACCCGATAGCTGGTTTCGAGAAACGCCGCCGCGATGTCTTTGGTGGTCGTCTTGCCCGCACTGCCCGTCACGGCAACAACCCGGGAGCCCGATTCGCGGCGGATGGCGCGGGCCAGCGACTGCAGCGCCCGCGTCGTATCGGTCACCTGGATCACCACGGCCCCGGCCGCCGCCTCTCGC encodes:
- the murC gene encoding UDP-N-acetylmuramate--L-alanine ligase, with product MLGRTRRVHFVGIGGIGMSGIAELLANLGYAVSGSDQRSSDITERLQTLGVQVAIGHAAGHVGEADVVVFSSAVRPDNPEVIEAHRRRIPVIPRAEMLAELMRLRTGIAVGGAHGKTTTTSMIAVVLERAGLDPTAVIGGKLSAFGSNARLGRGQYMVVEADESDRSFLRLSPTVAVVTNIDHEHLEAYRDFDDLCGAFLDFANKVPFYGAIIACADDAHVQALLPRMTRRVITYGLGTGPADVRGCDVRQEQELWVCRVEAGAGVLAALGHDAGSGTETCELRLQTPGRHNLQNALAAVAVGLELGIPLAVIAEALASFKNADRRFQRRGEAGGVLVFDDYGHHPTEIAAVMEAARATLRRRIIAVFQPHRYTRTAHLLDRFGAALREADEVVLTDIYAAGEDPIPGVTIEALAAAMNAGLPRPVHLVKGLDAVVPMVLSLVRPGDAVFTLGAGSISSIGDRLLAELRRTEGGGG
- the ftsW gene encoding putative lipid II flippase FtsW, whose product is MARKLKSDRMLFYTTIVLAFSGLVMVYSASNMLTPQNGSQSSQLLIKQILLTVFGVAAMAVTMKVNYHAYQMPKFIWALLAFTIVALVAVLVFGPRINGTRRWFRLANVGIQPSELAKIAMIIFAAAVLERRMDRIKELRYALGPIAVVLAVVLALIVFEPDYGSAVAVLAVVAVMVFAAGIPFRHLLLIAAVTLPLLVAVGLSEQYRVRRFLIFLHPEQDPLGKGFQVLQSLIAVGTGGVTGRGLGESIQKMLYLPYPQTDFIYAVTAEELGLVGATLMLACFGILAWRGLRVASRAPDAFGSLLALGLTVMIAVQAFVNISMVLGMMPTKGIPLPFVSAGGSSLIVSLAGMGVLLNISQQASAEG
- the murD gene encoding UDP-N-acetylmuramoyl-L-alanine--D-glutamate ligase, with the protein product MSEFSVRGQQAVVVGGARSGASAARLLVERGARVTLTDLHGSIEEASALVAAGVRLVLGSHPVELFTSADLIVVSPGVPHSQEAIVAARERGVPIMGEVELAFRWLRGRVIAITGTKGKSTTTALTGKILERAGCHVLVGGNIGAPLSGQVGESTPDSIHVVEVSSFQLETVDTFHPWIAALLNLTVDHLDRHASYQEYTDAKARIFARQTEADWAVVNADDPQTLELARRGRARQRRFALRGDANADVTVADGCVVERGDEGDTPLVRTSDVRLMGPHLMADVLAAAAITRLAGARPGHIAAAVSAFRGLEHAMEWVDEIDGVRYVNDSKATNIDAARQAIDTFGADLVVVMGGRFKGGDFGSLRDALVARRATIVAIGEARPLIREALGAAVTIIETTSMAEAVAAARMAGKSGGTVLLAPACASFDMFVDYAARGRAFKAEVARLRRA
- a CDS encoding UDP-N-acetylmuramoyl-tripeptide--D-alanyl-D-alanine ligase, whose amino-acid sequence is MTATGFGPSGIVHVGASRVDLTAASIARAMSGALVSGPPGSMVGGFSIDSRTLRPGDLFFAIVGERFDGHRFVDAAGSAGARGFVVSDSSSVSREAAAGAVVIQVTDTTRALQSLARAIRRESGSRVVAVTGSAGKTTTKDIAAAFLETSYRVFCTHGNLNNHIGLPLSLLELRHGPDVAVLEMGMNHAGEIRLLTGLAEPDVRVWTNVAEVHAEFFTSIDAIADAKAEILEGAGTDTVVVANAADERVMARVQASAARVVTFGVDVQADVVATEVVDAGISGTTAHVATPAGKAIFTIPLLGRGHLSNVLAGIAVALQFGVPLDVMADRASGLKPTPRRGEVWRLRDGIALIDDSYNSNPRAVQRMLEVVASEHGFARRVAVLGEMLELGEQGMTWHQDCGRAAAHAGVTRLITVGGPAARAMADAAVEAGLEAAAVTHVATSREAADAVSGVLRPGDLVLVKGSRGVRMDVVADLVKAERQESGH